From Bacillota bacterium, a single genomic window includes:
- a CDS encoding homoserine O-acetyltransferase: MTDPLNVLVTRAGKEYDPPDSPRSVGWTRPQRVRLADESNPLPLDCGQTFAPVDVEYEMYGTLSDRRDNAILILHALSGDAHAAGWDAAADEDGRPWRKNRPGWWDSMVGPGKAFDTRKYCVICSNVLGSCYGTTGPSSIDPATGTPYGLRFPVVTVHDWVRLQERLVSFLGIEKLLAVAGGSLGGQQALEWTLAYPGRVKSAIVLASSARLSDQGLAFNAVARRAIMSDPSFRGGNYYGGPAPDQGLAVARMLGHITYLSQESMHRKFGRRYRNGSGPSFQLSNDFEVEGYLEYQGSAFVQRFDANSYLYISRAMDYYDAASWGNGDLDKACARPDSRFLLVSFSSDWLYPPRQMRELALALCRNRKPVTYIDLPSSYGHDAFLLEVEKLEEIITCFLEGGLVR, encoded by the coding sequence ATGACAGACCCCCTCAACGTATTGGTCACCAGAGCCGGGAAAGAGTATGACCCCCCCGATTCTCCCCGGTCGGTGGGGTGGACGCGCCCGCAACGGGTGCGTCTGGCCGATGAGTCGAACCCCCTGCCCCTTGATTGCGGTCAAACCTTTGCCCCCGTCGACGTGGAGTACGAGATGTACGGCACGCTCAGCGACAGGCGGGACAACGCCATTCTCATCCTGCATGCCCTATCGGGGGACGCCCACGCGGCGGGGTGGGATGCGGCGGCCGACGAGGATGGGCGCCCCTGGCGGAAGAACCGCCCGGGCTGGTGGGATTCCATGGTGGGGCCCGGCAAAGCCTTCGACACGCGCAAGTACTGCGTGATCTGCTCAAACGTGCTGGGAAGCTGCTACGGGACCACCGGGCCGTCGTCGATCGATCCCGCCACCGGCACACCATACGGGCTCAGGTTCCCCGTGGTCACCGTTCACGACTGGGTAAGACTCCAGGAGCGCCTGGTGAGCTTCCTGGGTATCGAGAAACTGCTGGCAGTGGCAGGGGGTTCGCTGGGTGGGCAGCAGGCCCTGGAGTGGACCCTGGCATACCCCGGGAGGGTGAAGTCAGCTATCGTCCTGGCCTCTTCGGCCCGCCTTAGCGACCAGGGTCTCGCCTTTAACGCAGTGGCCCGTCGCGCCATCATGAGCGATCCCAGCTTCCGCGGCGGCAACTACTATGGCGGGCCCGCCCCCGACCAGGGCCTGGCAGTGGCGCGCATGCTCGGCCACATAACATACCTGTCGCAGGAATCGATGCACCGCAAGTTCGGACGCCGTTACCGGAACGGAAGCGGGCCCAGTTTCCAGCTCAGCAACGACTTTGAGGTGGAGGGGTACCTGGAGTACCAGGGCAGCGCCTTCGTGCAAAGGTTCGATGCTAACAGCTACCTATACATTTCCCGAGCCATGGACTACTACGACGCTGCCTCATGGGGGAACGGCGATCTGGATAAAGCATGCGCCCGTCCGGACAGCCGGTTCCTCCTCGTCTCCTTCTCCTCCGACTGGCTTTACCCGCCCCGCCAGATGAGGGAACTGGCACTGGCCCTGTGCCGCAACAGGAAACCGGTCACTTACATCGACTTGCCGTCCTCTTACGGCCACGATGCCTTCCTTCTGGAAGTAGAAAAACTGGAGGAGATCATCACGTGCTTCCTGGAAGGGGGCCTGGTCCGGTGA
- a CDS encoding O-acetylhomoserine aminocarboxypropyltransferase/cysteine synthase family protein, with protein MKTERGKSIETVALHGGQVPDPTTGARAVPIYQTTSYVFRSVEHAANLFALREFGNIYTRIMNPTTEVLEKRLAEMEGGSGALAVASGQAAITLAVLNIARAGQNIVSTNYLYGGTYNLFRHTLPRMGIEVRFVDSSDPANFAAAIDDNTRLLYTEAIGNPKNNVDDFQAIAQVAHDRGIPFVVDNTVTTPCLFRPFEHGADVVVHSLTKFIGGHGTCIGGAIVESGKFNWANGKFPEITDPDPSYHGLSYWETFGSHGRAVAPGLAYIIKARVQLLRDLGPALSPFNSFLFLQGLETLPLRMKRHCENALRVAAWLKAHPAVCWVNYPGLPNHPDYERAKRYLPHGQGAIIGFGVRGGYEAGVKLINSVKLLSHLANIGDAKSLIIHPASTTHQQLDPSERLSTGVTDDFVRLSVGLEDPEDIIADLDQALVASQN; from the coding sequence ATGAAAACGGAAAGGGGAAAGTCCATCGAAACGGTAGCCCTGCACGGGGGACAGGTGCCCGACCCGACCACCGGGGCCAGGGCGGTACCCATCTACCAGACCACGTCCTACGTGTTCCGGTCGGTCGAGCACGCCGCCAACCTGTTCGCCCTGCGGGAATTCGGGAACATTTACACCCGCATCATGAATCCCACCACCGAGGTGCTGGAGAAGCGCCTGGCCGAAATGGAAGGAGGATCCGGCGCGCTGGCAGTGGCATCCGGCCAGGCGGCCATCACCCTGGCCGTCCTGAACATCGCCAGGGCTGGCCAGAACATCGTCTCCACCAACTACCTGTACGGAGGCACCTACAACCTCTTTCGCCACACACTGCCCCGCATGGGCATCGAAGTAAGATTCGTCGACTCCTCCGACCCCGCCAACTTCGCGGCAGCCATCGACGACAATACGCGCCTCCTGTACACGGAAGCTATCGGCAACCCCAAGAACAACGTGGATGATTTCCAGGCCATCGCTCAGGTAGCACACGACCGCGGCATACCGTTCGTCGTGGACAACACCGTAACCACACCCTGCCTTTTCCGGCCCTTCGAACACGGGGCAGACGTGGTGGTACACTCCCTCACCAAGTTCATCGGCGGTCACGGCACCTGCATCGGCGGGGCCATAGTGGAGTCGGGGAAGTTCAACTGGGCCAATGGAAAGTTCCCCGAAATCACAGATCCTGACCCCTCATATCACGGTCTGAGTTACTGGGAGACGTTCGGGTCCCACGGACGGGCGGTGGCTCCCGGTCTCGCCTACATCATCAAGGCCAGGGTGCAACTCCTCCGCGACCTCGGTCCCGCCCTTTCCCCTTTTAACTCGTTCCTCTTTCTCCAGGGGCTGGAAACCCTCCCCTTGCGCATGAAGCGACACTGCGAAAACGCGCTCAGGGTAGCTGCGTGGCTGAAAGCGCACCCTGCCGTGTGCTGGGTGAACTACCCCGGTTTGCCGAACCATCCCGACTACGAGCGGGCCAAACGGTACCTCCCGCATGGCCAGGGCGCCATCATCGGTTTCGGGGTCAGAGGGGGATACGAGGCCGGCGTCAAGCTCATCAACTCGGTGAAGCTCCTCTCCCACCTGGCCAACATCGGGGATGCCAAAAGCCTCATCATCCACCCCGCCTCCACCACACACCAGCAACTGGACCCGTCCGAGCGGCTCTCCACCGGAGTGACCGACGACTTCGTCCGCCTTTCTGTGGGGCTGGAGGACCCGGAAGACATCATCGCCGACCTGGACCAGGCCCTGGTGGCCAGCCAGAACTGA
- the moeB gene encoding molybdopterin-synthase adenylyltransferase MoeB, producing MGDPCTPSLRTESDRARADSGASGLSGFSAGEPLLTPEQMERYSRHTRLVEVGVEGQKRLLESRVLIVGAGGLGSPAALYLAAAGVGTIGIVDGDVVDRSNIQRQVIHDDASVGIPKTESAKRRIEALNPDVKVIPYQTVLNSQNALEILRGYDVVVNGCDNFPTRYLLSDACVLLRKPLVDAAILRFEGQATVYEPGKGCYRCLFPTPPPPGSVPNCAQVGIIGALAGQMGTLQAMEAIKLILGVGKTLANRLYIYDALEGSHHVVQWERRPECPACGDDPTIRELIDYEQFCGVPAPRAVSAPSAPRAADAVATGEAADLTPLQALELLRQGAQLIDVREPHEYEREHIQGARLIPLGELPWRSEEIDAETPLIVVCQIGERSGTAVRALRDAGFERVYNLAGGMVAWANYRLPVVREKPLHLGHA from the coding sequence ATGGGTGACCCATGTACGCCATCGTTGCGGACCGAATCCGACCGTGCCCGGGCGGACAGCGGGGCGTCCGGCCTCTCGGGGTTCTCAGCCGGTGAGCCCCTGCTCACGCCCGAGCAGATGGAGCGTTACTCCCGGCATACGCGCCTGGTTGAGGTGGGAGTGGAAGGGCAGAAACGGCTCCTGGAATCCAGAGTGCTGATTGTGGGCGCGGGGGGGCTGGGTTCGCCTGCTGCCCTCTACCTGGCCGCCGCGGGCGTGGGGACCATAGGTATAGTGGATGGTGACGTGGTGGATCGTTCCAATATACAGCGCCAGGTGATCCACGACGATGCCAGCGTGGGAATACCCAAGACGGAGTCGGCGAAGCGCCGGATCGAGGCTCTGAACCCCGACGTTAAGGTGATCCCCTACCAGACGGTGCTCAACTCGCAGAACGCTTTGGAAATCCTCAGGGGCTACGACGTGGTGGTGAACGGGTGTGATAACTTTCCCACCCGTTACTTATTGAGCGATGCCTGCGTGCTCCTTCGCAAGCCCCTGGTGGATGCTGCCATCTTGCGGTTCGAGGGACAGGCCACCGTTTACGAGCCGGGCAAGGGCTGCTATCGTTGCCTGTTCCCCACGCCACCGCCTCCCGGCAGCGTGCCCAACTGCGCGCAGGTAGGGATCATCGGTGCCCTGGCAGGCCAGATGGGAACGTTGCAGGCCATGGAGGCCATCAAGTTGATCCTCGGGGTGGGCAAGACCCTGGCGAACAGGTTGTACATTTACGACGCTCTGGAAGGCAGCCACCATGTTGTCCAGTGGGAGCGCAGGCCGGAGTGCCCCGCCTGCGGCGACGACCCTACCATCAGGGAGCTTATCGACTACGAGCAGTTCTGCGGCGTACCGGCACCCCGGGCTGTCTCCGCCCCGTCTGCACCGCGCGCAGCGGATGCCGTGGCCACCGGGGAGGCGGCAGACCTGACCCCCCTGCAGGCGCTCGAGCTTCTCCGGCAAGGTGCCCAGCTCATCGATGTGCGGGAGCCCCATGAGTACGAGCGCGAGCACATCCAGGGGGCGCGGCTGATTCCCCTGGGCGAACTGCCGTGGAGGTCTGAAGAAATCGACGCAGAGACACCCCTGATCGTTGTCTGTCAGATCGGGGAGCGCAGCGGCACGGCGGTACGTGCCCTTCGAGACGCGGGCTTCGAGCGGGTGTACAATCTGGCGGGCGGCATGGTTGCCTGGGCCAACTACCGTCTTCCCGTGGTGCGGGAAAAGCCTCTGCACCTCGGTCACGCGTGA
- a CDS encoding recombinase family protein, whose product MFAVVYARVSTEEQAQQGSSLEDQAATCERHARALGAVDVQVFRDVASGSVLQRPGLEALRERIACGGVGLFVCYDPDRLARNLSHQLLLTEEFERAGVRLEFVNFEWKNTPEGKLFYSLRGAIAEYEREKIRERTMRGKLRRAREQRLTHNPRTYGYRYCPEGKAFAVDPSEAAVVRQMFEWFVDGDLGYHGIARRLTEMGIPSPEGSVWQKMTVRRILANTAYVGLVYLHRHDTVGVRNSRRLPPCQRLKRRERPRDEWIPVAVPAIVDPEVFGRAQQKSLEVRRRYAGSSRAEYLLSGLVSCGVCGCTVHGFLSSPPGRVARRYYVCTARNPGRRGRAKCVLPYLPADDLERLVWERVVGWLRDPGAFQRDLVERANELLAPLERAISDIEAQLADYAEQGKRLIDLYQRGLVPLVEVEGRLKSLSGAVSALSARRADLLRRASQVRLTTEDLDRFAHMAAGVVDQLDELDFDGRRSIVRRLMVRVTVHADAVVLDVRLPGDPGEASDGGGFARVAPEQAACIDVCNDTVRGRAIDEGYLDGRDVEAVQGVVV is encoded by the coding sequence ATGTTTGCGGTGGTGTACGCCCGTGTGTCGACTGAGGAGCAGGCTCAGCAGGGGTCGTCCCTTGAGGATCAGGCGGCGACGTGCGAGCGTCATGCTCGTGCGCTGGGCGCCGTGGACGTGCAGGTATTCCGTGACGTGGCTTCCGGCAGCGTTCTGCAGAGGCCGGGCCTTGAGGCCCTGCGGGAGAGGATTGCCTGCGGCGGCGTTGGACTCTTTGTCTGCTATGATCCCGACCGCCTTGCCCGGAACCTGTCCCATCAGCTTCTTCTGACGGAGGAGTTCGAACGCGCCGGGGTGAGGCTCGAGTTCGTCAATTTCGAGTGGAAGAACACGCCCGAGGGCAAGCTGTTTTACTCGCTCCGCGGCGCCATTGCCGAGTACGAGCGGGAGAAGATCAGAGAGCGCACGATGCGCGGCAAGTTGCGCCGGGCGCGGGAGCAGCGCCTGACGCACAATCCCAGGACCTACGGCTATCGCTACTGCCCCGAAGGGAAGGCGTTCGCGGTTGATCCTTCGGAGGCGGCGGTTGTGCGGCAGATGTTCGAGTGGTTTGTGGATGGCGACCTGGGGTACCACGGCATAGCCAGGCGTCTCACCGAGATGGGTATACCGTCCCCCGAGGGGAGCGTCTGGCAGAAGATGACCGTGCGGCGGATTCTCGCCAATACGGCTTACGTGGGGCTCGTGTACCTTCACCGCCACGACACGGTGGGTGTCAGGAACAGCCGGCGGCTCCCGCCTTGCCAGAGGTTGAAGCGGCGGGAGCGGCCGCGGGACGAGTGGATCCCGGTGGCGGTCCCCGCGATTGTGGACCCGGAGGTTTTCGGCAGGGCTCAACAGAAGAGCCTTGAGGTTCGGCGCCGGTATGCCGGTTCTTCGCGGGCTGAGTACCTGCTCAGCGGCCTGGTCTCCTGCGGGGTGTGTGGGTGTACGGTGCACGGGTTCCTGTCCAGCCCTCCCGGGAGGGTTGCGCGCCGGTACTACGTCTGCACCGCGAGGAACCCTGGCCGGCGGGGGAGAGCCAAGTGTGTGCTCCCCTATCTCCCTGCCGATGACCTGGAGCGGCTGGTCTGGGAGCGGGTGGTGGGGTGGCTGCGCGATCCGGGGGCCTTCCAGCGGGACCTTGTGGAGAGGGCGAATGAGTTGCTTGCGCCTTTGGAAAGGGCGATTTCCGACATCGAGGCCCAGCTTGCTGACTATGCCGAGCAGGGAAAGCGGCTCATTGACCTCTACCAGCGCGGCCTGGTCCCCTTGGTTGAGGTGGAGGGTCGCTTGAAATCATTGTCGGGCGCGGTTTCGGCCCTTTCTGCGAGGCGCGCTGACCTGCTGCGCAGGGCATCGCAGGTCCGGTTGACGACTGAGGACCTTGACCGCTTCGCACACATGGCTGCCGGGGTGGTGGACCAGCTCGATGAGCTTGATTTCGACGGCCGCCGCAGTATTGTGCGCAGGTTGATGGTTCGTGTTACCGTCCATGCAGATGCCGTGGTCCTTGATGTCCGGCTACCTGGTGATCCCGGAGAAGCCAGTGATGGCGGGGGTTTTGCGAGGGTGGCCCCGGAGCAGGCGGCGTGTATCGACGTTTGTAACGACACTGTGAGGGGCCGTGCCATCGATGAGGGCTACCTTGATGGCCGGGATGTAGAGGCCGTCCAGGGAGTTGTTGTCTGA
- a CDS encoding DEAD/DEAH box helicase, whose protein sequence is MSGALGFKRGRGLGRVEFPRTTGPGQLDDFQKEAIDHLLAGEDVLVYAPTGSGKTRIAEEFAAWLLERGGGMGYTAPLKAISNQKYRDFVDIFGEPRVGLLTGDISINPGAPLLVMTTEIFRNRCLTEPATLSRMACVVLDEIHYLGDEQRGTVWEESVIFCPYHVIILGLSATVSNAAQLAEWMAGVRGRPVHVVYESRRPVPLEFRWILPDGRVVEETRAREAVRRLARGKMRPRRQPWQARVGEGDQAWGDVRAGGRGRLWAGEPEGLL, encoded by the coding sequence ATGAGTGGTGCGCTGGGATTCAAGCGAGGCAGGGGCCTGGGGCGGGTCGAGTTCCCCCGGACAACCGGGCCCGGTCAGCTGGACGATTTCCAGAAAGAAGCCATCGACCATCTCCTGGCCGGGGAAGATGTGCTGGTGTATGCCCCCACCGGGAGTGGCAAGACCCGTATCGCCGAGGAGTTCGCCGCCTGGCTGCTCGAGCGCGGTGGGGGGATGGGCTACACTGCTCCCCTCAAAGCCATATCCAACCAGAAATACCGGGATTTTGTGGATATATTCGGGGAACCCCGGGTAGGCCTGCTGACGGGCGACATTTCTATCAACCCGGGGGCGCCTTTGCTGGTGATGACCACCGAGATATTCCGCAACCGCTGTCTGACCGAGCCCGCCACCCTGTCCCGGATGGCCTGCGTGGTCCTGGACGAGATTCACTACCTGGGGGATGAGCAAAGAGGGACGGTGTGGGAAGAGAGCGTCATCTTCTGTCCCTACCACGTGATCATCCTGGGGCTTTCTGCCACCGTCTCAAATGCCGCCCAGCTGGCTGAGTGGATGGCGGGGGTGCGGGGGCGTCCGGTGCACGTGGTGTACGAGTCCAGGCGCCCTGTACCCCTGGAGTTCCGCTGGATATTGCCCGATGGCCGCGTCGTGGAGGAAACCCGCGCCCGGGAAGCGGTGAGGAGACTGGCGCGCGGGAAGATGCGGCCCCGGCGGCAGCCGTGGCAGGCGCGGGTGGGGGAGGGCGACCAGGCCTGGGGCGATGTTCGGGCGGGCGGCCGGGGCCGGTTGTGGGCGGGCGAACCGGAGGGTCTGCTGTGA
- a CDS encoding helicase-related protein: MSEQRAVRPRVIRADDPDPGTVLEAIASSGGHFPLLYFVFSRRQTEEMAEQVAGEWDFLLPEEKRRVAAEVREARQTYPGLLGLPGRRTLLRLLVQGIAYHHAGLAPQLKLLVERLYCQGLVRVVFCTETFAAGVNYPAASAVFHTCRKWDGRDFRMLRAREFFQMAGRAGRRGFDPVGWVYVRVPSDRPEEAGFYREQAVEPVESTFTVSPATVLNMWQWGDQSLVERFLDKSLLTFRATRQIEATRREMAALKSQLEGGVLKGKKARAAQHRIRHLGRRVEELARLAQGPRRQFAALLDVLGKLGYLGSEGLHPRGMFAARLRYQEILVTEMAFRGLLVKPPAADVAAILAGVDYEPGRYPAVEPLHLRSMAGVRRLQETLVRRGVPPEFCRWHPEPCLLAYRWYQGCSFADLLGLTTLQEGDIISILRREIDLLRQLEEAAASLCLSYHSIAAREAGETSAGVAALERLRERVSHIRARLDRDEVQAVV; this comes from the coding sequence GTGAGCGAGCAACGGGCCGTACGCCCCCGCGTGATCCGGGCCGACGATCCCGACCCGGGCACGGTGCTGGAAGCCATCGCGTCCTCGGGCGGGCACTTTCCCCTTTTGTATTTCGTCTTCAGCCGCCGCCAGACCGAGGAGATGGCCGAGCAGGTGGCGGGAGAATGGGATTTTCTCCTGCCCGAAGAGAAGCGGCGGGTGGCGGCCGAGGTCAGGGAAGCCCGGCAGACTTACCCCGGGTTGCTGGGTCTGCCGGGGCGGCGCACGTTGTTGCGTCTCCTGGTGCAGGGAATAGCGTACCATCACGCCGGGCTGGCGCCGCAACTGAAGTTGCTGGTGGAGAGGCTCTACTGTCAGGGGCTGGTGCGCGTGGTGTTCTGCACGGAGACTTTCGCGGCCGGGGTAAACTATCCCGCCGCCTCGGCGGTATTCCACACCTGTCGCAAGTGGGATGGCCGGGACTTCCGCATGCTGCGCGCCCGCGAGTTCTTCCAGATGGCCGGCCGGGCCGGGCGGCGGGGGTTTGATCCGGTGGGCTGGGTCTACGTGCGTGTGCCTTCCGATCGTCCCGAGGAGGCCGGCTTTTACCGGGAGCAGGCGGTTGAACCCGTGGAGAGTACCTTTACCGTGTCCCCGGCCACCGTGCTCAACATGTGGCAGTGGGGAGACCAGAGCCTGGTCGAGCGTTTCCTGGACAAAAGCCTCCTCACTTTCCGGGCTACCCGGCAGATCGAGGCGACCAGGCGGGAGATGGCAGCACTGAAGAGTCAGCTCGAGGGTGGGGTGCTCAAGGGTAAGAAGGCCCGCGCGGCGCAGCACCGCATTCGCCATCTGGGCCGCCGGGTAGAGGAACTGGCCAGGTTGGCCCAGGGACCCCGGCGGCAGTTTGCGGCTCTGCTCGACGTACTGGGGAAGCTGGGCTACCTGGGGTCGGAGGGACTGCATCCGCGCGGGATGTTCGCGGCCCGGCTCCGTTACCAGGAGATCCTTGTCACCGAGATGGCGTTTCGGGGACTCCTCGTGAAGCCTCCTGCGGCTGATGTGGCCGCCATCCTGGCCGGGGTGGACTACGAGCCAGGGCGTTATCCGGCCGTGGAACCCCTTCACCTCCGCTCCATGGCCGGCGTCCGTCGCTTGCAGGAGACTCTCGTGCGCCGGGGGGTTCCTCCTGAGTTCTGTCGCTGGCACCCGGAGCCCTGCCTGCTGGCCTACCGGTGGTACCAGGGATGCTCTTTTGCCGACCTGCTGGGCCTTACCACCCTGCAGGAAGGCGACATCATCTCCATCCTGCGCCGGGAGATAGACTTGCTCCGCCAGCTGGAGGAGGCTGCCGCCAGCCTCTGCCTGTCCTACCACTCCATCGCCGCCCGCGAGGCCGGCGAAACCTCCGCCGGGGTGGCAGCCCTCGAGCGGTTAAGGGAGAGAGTGAGTCACATCCGGGCGCGCCTTGACCGCGACGAAGTGCAGGCCGTGGTGTGA
- a CDS encoding FmdB family zinc ribbon protein: MPVYEYECEHCGVFEVYRSITAEPLEKCPQCGGRVRKLISRHVNVIFKGSGFHTTDYRSEEYRKREKEEKSQAKDSTAASS; encoded by the coding sequence GTGCCGGTGTACGAGTATGAGTGCGAGCATTGTGGCGTGTTTGAGGTCTACCGCAGCATTACCGCCGAGCCCCTCGAGAAGTGTCCTCAGTGCGGGGGCAGGGTCCGCAAGCTCATAAGCCGTCACGTCAACGTGATTTTCAAGGGATCGGGGTTCCATACCACCGATTACCGGAGTGAGGAATACCGCAAGCGGGAAAAAGAAGAAAAGAGCCAGGCGAAAGACAGCACCGCCGCCAGTTCGTGA